From Bradyrhizobium sp. NDS-1, the proteins below share one genomic window:
- the tnpA gene encoding IS66-like element accessory protein TnpA yields MDTGRRRRWSEDEKLKIVLESLQAPRQVAATARRYGVSRSLLLRWRRAFRPEPADAADQHTSFIPAMLVPESGATPGPVEPAGGAIEIEFAAGARMRITGAVDAATLKAVVAALADGRSR; encoded by the coding sequence GTGGATACAGGCCGGCGGCGGCGCTGGTCCGAGGATGAGAAGCTCAAGATCGTCCTGGAGAGCTTACAGGCGCCGCGCCAGGTCGCGGCGACGGCGCGGCGATATGGCGTTTCGCGCTCGTTGCTGCTGCGATGGCGGCGAGCGTTTCGTCCCGAGCCGGCGGATGCCGCCGATCAGCACACGAGCTTCATACCGGCGATGCTGGTACCGGAATCGGGGGCGACGCCTGGTCCAGTCGAGCCGGCCGGCGGGGCGATCGAGATCGAGTTTGCGGCCGGAGCTCGGATGCGGATTACTGGCGCGGTCGACGCGGCGACGCTGAAGGCGGTGGTCGCGGCGCTGGCTGATGGACGGTCGCGATGA
- the tnpA gene encoding IS66-like element accessory protein TnpA: protein MLDHTLKSDATARRLEVITETGRRRWLSKDDKARIVGETLVPGAVVSDVARQHGLAPQQVFTWRRQARRLPTSMADDPPFVPAVVEAMVPAAAVGRERKTARRKAKPGVGGIEIEAKGVTIRVGRGADVALIAAIVHALKASR from the coding sequence ATGCTTGACCATACGCTTAAGTCGGACGCGACGGCGCGCCGGCTGGAAGTGATCACGGAGACGGGACGCCGTCGTTGGTTATCCAAGGACGACAAGGCGCGGATCGTCGGGGAGACGCTGGTGCCAGGCGCCGTCGTTTCCGATGTTGCCCGGCAACACGGGCTTGCCCCACAACAAGTGTTCACCTGGCGCCGGCAAGCACGCCGGTTGCCGACGTCGATGGCTGACGATCCGCCGTTTGTACCGGCGGTGGTAGAGGCCATGGTACCGGCCGCGGCTGTTGGCCGTGAGCGCAAGACAGCGCGACGTAAGGCCAAGCCGGGTGTCGGGGGCATCGAGATCGAAGCCAAAGGCGTCACTATCCGGGTCGGCCGAGGCGCGGACGTGGCGCTGATTGCGGCCATCGTCCATGCGCTGAAGGCAAGCCGATGA
- a CDS encoding IS110 family transposase, with product MVTIGLDISKSWFQIHWITADGEIIRKKLARGKVLDFFSRLPSCLVGLEACGSAHHWARELIKLGHKARLMPARYVRAYVKTNKHDAADAEACWEAVQRPGMRFVPVKTVEQQGILMLHRTRDLLIRQRTGAINALRGHLGELGIVTGKGKANARELMALVDVDERIPQSARSALSILVDQIEDLELHIESHEKMILATAKDNEVCRRLMKVAGIGPFAATALAASVDHPQQFASARHFAAWLGLVPKQHSTGGRERLGGISKRGDGYIRKLLIHGARAAVHRVRIHQVTNTWITELLGRRPFNVVTVALAHKTARIAWAIMANGEEYRAQV from the coding sequence ATGGTGACAATCGGGCTTGATATCTCGAAGAGCTGGTTTCAAATCCACTGGATTACGGCGGATGGAGAAATTATCCGCAAGAAGCTCGCCCGCGGGAAGGTTCTCGATTTCTTTTCACGGCTTCCAAGTTGTCTCGTTGGTCTTGAGGCTTGCGGCAGCGCTCATCATTGGGCTCGTGAACTAATAAAGCTCGGTCACAAAGCACGTCTTATGCCGGCCCGCTACGTCCGAGCCTACGTGAAGACAAACAAGCATGATGCTGCTGATGCGGAGGCGTGCTGGGAAGCCGTCCAACGGCCTGGCATGCGCTTTGTCCCTGTAAAAACCGTCGAACAGCAGGGAATTTTAATGCTACATCGCACGCGAGATTTGCTTATTCGACAGCGCACAGGCGCGATAAATGCTCTGCGTGGTCATTTGGGCGAGTTGGGAATCGTGACCGGGAAGGGAAAAGCAAACGCGAGAGAGCTCATGGCACTCGTGGACGTTGACGAGCGCATCCCACAGAGCGCGCGTAGCGCTCTTTCAATCCTTGTCGATCAGATCGAAGACCTTGAGCTACACATTGAAAGCCACGAGAAAATGATCCTTGCAACTGCCAAAGACAATGAAGTCTGTCGGCGTCTCATGAAGGTGGCGGGCATCGGCCCATTTGCCGCCACCGCCCTGGCGGCGTCTGTCGATCATCCACAACAGTTCGCTTCGGCAAGGCATTTCGCCGCCTGGCTTGGATTAGTACCGAAGCAGCATTCGACCGGGGGAAGGGAGCGTTTGGGCGGTATCAGCAAGCGCGGCGACGGCTACATTCGTAAGTTGCTAATACATGGCGCCCGAGCGGCCGTTCATCGCGTCCGTATCCATCAGGTCACCAATACCTGGATAACAGAGCTGCTCGGCAGGCGTCCCTTCAATGTCGTGACGGTGGCGCTCGCTCACAAAACTGCACGGATCGCTTGGGCGATCATGGCCAATGGTGAAGAATACCGCGCGCAAGTATAA
- a CDS encoding CmcI family methyltransferase: MKLASGYETFSKTVHENYPDQLGSEGNLGWAMELCSVVDTTSSDRFVKPSARGWKSSLHPKLFPNRSTKLGALALTYKGLMNVKTPFDLALYTRLIWELQPRTILELGSLQGGSGLWFADHMSVLCEDSGEVHSFDLNNKCIHENAKHPLLTFHQVDLADVANFDEKLLMRLPHPWLVIDDAHVQIFSIFSHLDRFLISGDYYVIEDNPLNADKEIIDGLQLVEQSGFLIDTYYTDAFGSNLTCAPNAWLRKS, from the coding sequence ATGAAACTCGCTTCCGGATACGAAACTTTTTCGAAGACCGTCCACGAGAACTACCCCGACCAACTAGGGTCAGAGGGAAACCTTGGTTGGGCAATGGAACTATGTAGCGTTGTCGATACTACCTCTTCGGACCGCTTCGTAAAACCATCGGCAAGAGGATGGAAATCGTCTCTTCATCCAAAACTGTTTCCCAACCGCTCCACAAAGCTCGGGGCCTTGGCGCTGACGTATAAAGGGCTAATGAATGTCAAGACCCCTTTTGATCTGGCTCTGTATACGAGGCTTATCTGGGAGCTTCAGCCGAGGACAATTTTAGAGCTCGGTTCACTTCAAGGCGGCAGTGGATTGTGGTTCGCTGATCATATGTCGGTGCTCTGCGAAGATTCAGGTGAAGTTCATTCGTTTGATTTGAACAACAAATGTATCCATGAAAATGCAAAACATCCGCTTCTTACCTTTCATCAGGTTGACCTTGCCGACGTCGCGAATTTCGATGAAAAGCTGCTGATGAGGCTACCTCATCCATGGCTTGTGATCGACGACGCGCACGTGCAAATATTTTCGATATTTTCTCACCTAGACCGCTTCCTGATTTCAGGCGATTACTATGTAATTGAAGACAATCCTCTGAATGCGGATAAAGAGATCATTGACGGCTTACAATTGGTGGAGCAATCAGGATTTTTGATCGATACTTACTATACCGATGCGTTTGGGAGCAATCTTACTTGTGCTCCAAATGCATGGCTTCGAAAGTCGTAA
- a CDS encoding aminotransferase class I/II-fold pyridoxal phosphate-dependent enzyme, which produces MERCITTEERYPDRQFWKTAWGFSRRLPHFDVQGRDTFAGTHAGSTISHAIRSGGNGPPDSRPHLIDFVSCSYLGLDNHPLIVAAAIEAAEGHRSWPWSRSRTRVSFDLLGELEYALSEMFCARVLAFSSGMLANVGSIPILASGRLTGGSKPVVVFDRFAHNSLLHQRPLIAEETRVETIAHNDIDDLERLCRENSLVAYVCNGVYPIGGDAPTKELHQLQERYGLFLYMDDALGLSIFGPHGEGFARSNYPQWLGERTIIAASLAKGFGAAGGMLMLGTAEHEATFRCSIPYAFSGAPNPAAIGAALASCKIHRSAELKQRLATLSQRIDLFDRRLATAQQGNSLPIRMIAIGSEASAIETARGLFDMGFYTSVTPLSADGVGKVGIRVCITAEHAVRDIERLCDGILEKIADTTGKPYPLR; this is translated from the coding sequence ATGGAACGGTGCATCACGACTGAAGAACGCTACCCGGATAGACAGTTCTGGAAAACTGCTTGGGGATTCAGCAGGCGCTTGCCGCATTTCGATGTACAAGGCAGGGATACTTTTGCGGGCACCCATGCTGGGTCGACCATCTCGCACGCCATTCGTTCGGGTGGCAATGGTCCGCCTGACAGCCGCCCGCACTTAATTGATTTCGTTAGTTGCTCCTACCTCGGCCTCGACAATCATCCGCTAATAGTCGCTGCAGCGATCGAGGCCGCTGAGGGGCACCGCTCATGGCCTTGGTCTCGTAGCCGGACGCGAGTCAGCTTCGATCTGTTAGGTGAGCTCGAATACGCCTTGTCCGAGATGTTCTGCGCGCGCGTGCTCGCTTTTTCGAGTGGTATGCTAGCGAATGTCGGATCGATACCTATCCTTGCGTCAGGCCGCTTGACGGGAGGAAGTAAGCCAGTAGTCGTGTTCGACCGCTTCGCGCACAACTCGCTTCTCCATCAAAGGCCCCTGATAGCTGAAGAGACCCGAGTGGAAACGATTGCGCACAACGATATCGACGATCTCGAGCGCTTGTGCCGCGAGAATTCGCTTGTCGCGTATGTTTGTAATGGTGTTTATCCCATCGGGGGGGACGCGCCCACCAAGGAACTGCATCAGCTTCAGGAGCGTTACGGGCTTTTTCTTTATATGGACGACGCTCTCGGACTATCAATCTTCGGACCCCACGGCGAAGGATTTGCTCGATCCAACTATCCGCAATGGCTTGGTGAGCGAACCATCATAGCAGCCTCGCTGGCCAAGGGATTTGGCGCAGCTGGAGGAATGTTGATGCTTGGGACGGCTGAGCACGAGGCAACATTTCGATGCTCCATTCCTTATGCGTTTTCGGGTGCGCCCAATCCGGCAGCGATTGGCGCGGCACTCGCGTCGTGCAAAATTCATCGATCGGCGGAGCTCAAACAGCGGCTTGCAACTCTGTCGCAGCGAATTGACCTCTTTGACCGTCGTCTCGCAACCGCCCAGCAAGGCAATTCACTTCCCATCAGAATGATTGCGATTGGATCTGAGGCCAGTGCAATCGAAACCGCAAGAGGCTTGTTCGATATGGGCTTCTATACTTCAGTGACCCCGCTTTCTGCGGACGGGGTAGGCAAGGTGGGGATTCGGGTGTGCATTACAGCGGAGCACGCGGTGCGTGACATAGAGCGGCTGTGCGACGGCATTTTGGAAAAAATAGCCGACACAACCGGGAAGCCGTACCCTCTGAGGTGA
- the tnpB gene encoding IS66 family insertion sequence element accessory protein TnpB (TnpB, as the term is used for proteins encoded by IS66 family insertion elements, is considered an accessory protein, since TnpC, encoded by a neighboring gene, is a DDE family transposase.), with protein sequence MIPIPSGVRVWIATGHTDMRRGMNSLAVLVQEAFRRDPHGGDLYVFRGKSGKLIKILWHDGLGMSLYAKRLERGRFLWPSPADGVVSITPAQLGYLLDHPC encoded by the coding sequence ATGATCCCCATCCCGTCGGGCGTGCGGGTGTGGATTGCGACCGGCCACACCGACATGCGCCGCGGCATGAACTCGCTGGCCGTGCTGGTGCAGGAAGCCTTCAGGCGCGATCCGCACGGCGGAGACCTCTACGTGTTCCGTGGCAAGAGCGGCAAACTGATCAAGATTCTTTGGCATGATGGGCTGGGCATGTCGCTCTACGCCAAGCGGCTGGAGCGCGGCCGTTTCCTGTGGCCGTCGCCGGCTGACGGCGTGGTGAGCATCACCCCAGCCCAGCTTGGCTATTTGCTCGATCACCCATGTTGA
- a CDS encoding 3-keto-5-aminohexanoate cleavage protein: protein MMSEVFITCAVTGSGSNVERSHHVPVTPEQIADSAIEAARSGAAVVHIHVRDPKTRRASRDPALYREVVQRIRKSDVNPVINLTTGLGGDLVLGGPDAPLPPDPSGTDMAPALERLVHVEELRPEICTIDCGSMNFGAKEYVMINTYPTLRKMAARLQELDVRPELEVFDTGHLWLVRDLIEEGLITKPLIQLCMGIRYGAPADPATLMAMVNQIPPGAVYSAFSIGRMQLPYVAMAALAGANVRVGLEDNLYLSRGRLATNAELVERSVQILESIGVRVMRPDEVREKLALRAHV, encoded by the coding sequence ATGATGTCCGAGGTGTTCATTACCTGCGCGGTCACGGGCAGTGGTTCGAATGTGGAGCGTAGTCACCATGTGCCCGTGACTCCCGAGCAGATCGCGGACTCAGCGATCGAAGCCGCGAGGTCGGGCGCGGCGGTGGTGCACATCCACGTGCGTGATCCGAAAACCCGGCGGGCCTCGCGAGATCCCGCTCTCTATCGGGAAGTGGTGCAGCGAATTCGGAAGTCGGATGTGAACCCGGTAATTAACCTAACGACTGGATTGGGCGGTGATCTTGTGCTGGGTGGGCCCGACGCTCCCCTTCCGCCGGATCCATCTGGGACCGATATGGCGCCCGCGCTTGAACGGCTCGTGCACGTGGAAGAGCTGCGCCCTGAAATCTGCACGATCGATTGTGGGTCGATGAACTTCGGCGCCAAAGAGTACGTCATGATCAATACTTACCCGACGCTGCGCAAGATGGCGGCGCGATTGCAGGAGCTCGACGTGCGTCCTGAGCTCGAGGTGTTCGATACCGGTCATCTGTGGTTGGTGCGCGACCTGATCGAGGAGGGGCTGATCACTAAGCCGCTGATCCAGCTGTGCATGGGTATCCGCTATGGCGCGCCAGCCGATCCAGCCACGCTGATGGCGATGGTGAACCAGATCCCGCCGGGTGCCGTCTACTCGGCCTTTTCGATCGGGCGGATGCAGCTTCCGTATGTCGCTATGGCGGCACTAGCCGGCGCAAACGTGCGAGTAGGATTGGAGGACAACCTATACCTCTCGCGCGGAAGGCTTGCGACCAACGCCGAACTCGTCGAGCGGTCGGTACAAATCCTCGAAAGTATCGGAGTGCGGGTGATGCGGCCGGACGAAGTGCGCGAGAAACTCGCGCTCAGGGCTCATGTCTGA
- a CDS encoding KamA family radical SAM protein — MKFIEGTRVVTEDELQAHNITRYHVTKVYREQITNSGFYDQLKRIVEPSVEEFESPGSLDTSGEHDNTVVTGLQHKYAQTGLLLVTDRCASYCRYCFRKRIVGKNSHEIAPDLAQVAQYIESHPEMTNVLLSGGDPFVLSTAKLNKILDHLLPIAHLDSIRFGTKMIVYEPKRFEDSALGALIERIHRAGKSATIVTHFDHIGEISADVERIIRSLRAQGVQFLNQSVLLAKVNDDSEILAATFSKCHQIGVRPYYLFQGRPVKGASHFQVPLRRGLEITRGINQRLSGMHKTFKYIMSHHTGKIEILDLTDDDRVYMRYHQSKAIDKIGKIFSRRYVEAACWLDDLAEG, encoded by the coding sequence ATGAAGTTCATCGAAGGGACGCGCGTCGTCACCGAGGATGAACTGCAAGCCCACAACATCACGCGATATCACGTCACAAAAGTCTACCGTGAACAGATTACTAACAGCGGCTTTTACGACCAGCTTAAACGCATTGTTGAACCCTCAGTCGAGGAGTTTGAGAGTCCCGGTAGTCTGGATACAAGCGGCGAGCACGACAACACGGTCGTGACCGGACTCCAGCATAAGTACGCCCAGACCGGGTTGTTGCTGGTAACGGACCGTTGCGCTTCATATTGCCGCTATTGCTTTCGCAAACGCATTGTCGGTAAGAATTCCCATGAAATCGCGCCTGATTTGGCTCAGGTTGCGCAGTACATTGAAAGCCATCCTGAGATGACGAACGTGTTGCTCTCGGGAGGTGATCCGTTCGTACTCAGCACCGCGAAGCTCAATAAGATTCTTGATCATCTGCTGCCGATCGCACACTTAGATTCAATTCGATTCGGCACAAAAATGATCGTCTATGAACCCAAGCGGTTTGAGGATTCGGCTCTGGGCGCTTTGATCGAACGAATCCATCGAGCAGGCAAGTCAGCAACAATTGTCACACATTTCGATCACATCGGTGAGATTTCGGCCGATGTGGAGCGTATAATTCGTTCTTTGCGCGCACAGGGCGTGCAATTCCTGAACCAGTCCGTGCTGCTCGCGAAAGTCAATGATGATTCCGAGATCTTGGCGGCGACCTTCTCCAAGTGTCACCAAATCGGAGTGCGCCCTTACTATCTTTTTCAGGGCAGGCCAGTAAAGGGTGCATCCCATTTTCAGGTTCCACTGCGTCGCGGGCTAGAGATTACGCGCGGTATCAACCAACGTCTCAGCGGCATGCACAAGACATTCAAATACATTATGTCCCACCACACAGGAAAAATCGAGATCCTCGACCTGACGGACGATGATCGCGTGTATATGCGTTATCACCAAAGCAAAGCCATAGATAAGATCGGAAAGATCTTTTCCCGACGCTACGTCGAGGCAGCCTGCTGGTTGGACGATTTGGCTGAAGGATGA
- a CDS encoding recombinase family protein, giving the protein MKSELVTPSHLARKAVVYIRQSTPHQVVSNQESLRLQYALRKRARELGWREAAIDVIDTDLGLSGASTAHRNGFKELVGRVGLSEVGLILSIDVTRLARNCTDWYPLLDICGLRGCLIADRDGVYDPGTPNGRLLLGLKGSISELELHTIRSRLTAGLLAKAERGELAVMLPIGLMRDPSGVVVKDPDMAVQGRLGLVFQLFLQLRSVAKVMRALNERDLELPRRDRYGDLCWTRATLAAVAAILKNPAYAGAFVYGRTRFQPPKREGALPQKAPRPMEEWRIVVKDRYPAYIDWPIYEKIRAVIRDNRAEYMRIKTRGAPRNGELLLHGIAWCARCGHKMYVRYKGGGEYVCNHLRTQGGHPTCQHIRAAHIDAAVGDAFLTALAPAELDALSRSRRVQQQMSNALRSSAERELERKRYTAALAERQFNRADPDNRLVASELERRWEAALNDVRAAEEALARQMPSKAITQVAISKELNDKVISLTGRLPQIWGDEAISDAHRKALLRCLIEKVVLDRGENDLALARIVWRGGAVTELEVKMSVNSVTKLTRGTEMRERSLALARDGVPDDEIAAILTQEGHRSPRCADKVLPITVGRLRRAAAIKVATQRSRWEHDDSLLSPPELARRLEIPVNWLYVQIRSKRLLIDRQPSGAYLFPNTPSVLDAVRNLRNHVLAQLDLRICQPNKEGHQHG; this is encoded by the coding sequence ATGAAGTCCGAGCTGGTCACACCAAGCCACTTGGCGCGCAAAGCCGTAGTCTACATCCGGCAGTCGACGCCCCACCAGGTCGTAAGCAATCAGGAGAGCCTGCGCCTTCAATACGCGCTTCGCAAGCGCGCCCGCGAACTCGGATGGCGTGAGGCGGCCATCGATGTGATTGACACCGATCTCGGGTTGAGCGGCGCGTCTACAGCGCATCGTAACGGCTTCAAAGAACTCGTTGGCCGTGTTGGCCTGAGTGAAGTGGGGCTCATCCTGTCGATCGACGTGACCCGCTTGGCGCGTAATTGTACCGACTGGTATCCGCTCCTGGATATCTGTGGTCTGCGTGGCTGTCTGATCGCCGACCGCGATGGTGTCTATGATCCGGGCACTCCTAACGGACGGTTGCTTCTCGGGCTGAAAGGTTCGATCTCCGAGCTTGAGCTACATACGATCCGCAGTCGGCTGACCGCCGGCCTGCTGGCTAAAGCCGAACGCGGCGAACTTGCGGTTATGCTGCCAATCGGACTGATGCGGGACCCGAGCGGCGTGGTCGTTAAGGATCCCGACATGGCCGTGCAAGGGCGGCTCGGTCTCGTCTTCCAGTTGTTCCTGCAGCTGCGCAGCGTTGCCAAGGTCATGCGAGCGTTGAACGAGCGTGACCTGGAACTGCCGCGTCGTGATCGGTATGGTGATTTGTGCTGGACGCGCGCGACGCTGGCTGCCGTAGCGGCCATCTTGAAGAACCCCGCCTATGCGGGCGCCTTCGTCTATGGACGAACCCGCTTCCAGCCGCCGAAGCGGGAGGGCGCCCTGCCACAAAAGGCTCCGCGGCCGATGGAGGAGTGGCGGATCGTCGTCAAAGATCGATATCCAGCCTATATCGACTGGCCAATTTATGAAAAAATCCGGGCCGTCATCAGAGATAATCGAGCCGAATACATGCGCATCAAAACCCGAGGCGCGCCTCGCAATGGCGAGCTTCTGCTCCACGGCATCGCCTGGTGCGCACGATGTGGCCATAAGATGTACGTCCGCTACAAGGGCGGTGGCGAGTATGTATGCAACCACCTGCGTACCCAGGGAGGTCATCCAACCTGCCAACACATTCGCGCCGCTCATATCGATGCGGCCGTTGGCGATGCATTCCTGACCGCACTAGCGCCGGCTGAACTCGATGCCTTGTCGCGTTCCCGCCGGGTCCAGCAGCAGATGAGCAATGCGTTACGCTCCAGCGCAGAACGAGAGCTCGAGCGCAAGCGGTACACGGCGGCGCTCGCCGAACGGCAGTTCAACCGAGCTGATCCAGATAATCGGCTGGTCGCCTCGGAACTCGAGCGCCGATGGGAAGCGGCGCTAAACGACGTGCGCGCCGCCGAAGAAGCGCTTGCCCGACAGATGCCGTCCAAAGCCATCACGCAAGTAGCCATAAGCAAGGAGCTCAACGACAAGGTCATCAGCCTCACCGGCCGCCTCCCGCAGATATGGGGTGACGAGGCTATCTCGGACGCGCATCGCAAGGCTTTGCTGCGATGCCTCATCGAAAAGGTCGTGCTCGATCGTGGTGAGAACGACTTGGCCCTGGCCAGGATCGTCTGGCGCGGAGGCGCCGTGACGGAGCTCGAGGTGAAGATGAGCGTCAACTCCGTCACCAAATTGACACGAGGCACAGAGATGCGGGAGCGCTCGCTGGCGCTCGCCCGCGACGGCGTCCCAGACGACGAGATCGCCGCAATCCTTACCCAAGAAGGCCACCGCTCTCCGCGTTGCGCCGATAAGGTGCTGCCCATCACCGTTGGGCGGCTCCGTCGTGCTGCTGCCATCAAGGTAGCTACCCAGCGCAGCCGATGGGAGCATGACGACTCACTCCTCAGCCCGCCCGAACTGGCACGAAGGCTCGAGATTCCGGTGAACTGGCTCTATGTCCAGATCCGAAGTAAGCGTTTGCTGATTGATCGCCAGCCAAGCGGCGCCTATCTCTTCCCGAATACACCATCCGTTCTTGACGCTGTCCGAAACCTTCGAAACCACGTCCTTGCGCAACTTGATCTAAGAATCTGTCAGCCTAACAAGGAGGGGCATCAACATGGGTGA